The Halobacterium sp. CBA1132 genome has a segment encoding these proteins:
- a CDS encoding winged helix-turn-helix domain-containing protein, whose product MTEDDATALLARRAHLLRSLRDGPRPKQDLVAAQSMSRSTVDRAVRTLEARGFVERNGGVALTLRGRLALDAYDEFVETLDALEEAGGLLDVLPADATVDSALLHGANVVQSDPVAPQRPYVTYQSIVEDATAVRGFAPAVLDENVSRFHDRIVDGRARVDLTVAPAALDELLSSHADVIEDALDTGRLTLREATTVLDYALVVVEQPERTVACALFFDDHGIAGMVENDEPHAVEWADEVYESIRADADLLHG is encoded by the coding sequence ATGACCGAGGACGACGCCACCGCGTTGCTCGCCCGACGCGCGCACTTGTTGCGCTCGCTCCGCGACGGACCGCGGCCGAAACAGGATCTCGTGGCCGCGCAGTCGATGTCGCGGTCGACGGTCGACCGGGCGGTTCGCACGCTCGAAGCGCGCGGGTTCGTGGAACGCAACGGCGGCGTCGCGCTCACGCTCCGCGGGCGGCTCGCGCTGGACGCCTACGACGAGTTCGTGGAGACGCTCGACGCGCTAGAAGAGGCGGGTGGACTGCTGGACGTGCTGCCGGCGGACGCGACAGTCGACAGCGCGCTGTTGCACGGCGCGAACGTCGTCCAGTCGGACCCGGTAGCGCCCCAGCGCCCGTACGTCACGTACCAGTCTATCGTCGAGGACGCGACCGCAGTCCGGGGGTTCGCGCCCGCGGTCCTCGACGAGAACGTCTCGCGGTTCCACGACCGCATCGTGGACGGGCGAGCGCGCGTCGACTTGACCGTCGCGCCGGCGGCGCTCGACGAACTGCTCTCCTCGCACGCGGACGTCATCGAGGACGCGCTGGACACGGGTCGGCTGACGCTCCGGGAGGCGACCACGGTGCTGGACTACGCGCTCGTGGTCGTCGAGCAGCCCGAGCGCACGGTCGCCTGCGCGCTCTTCTTCGACGACCACGGCATCGCCGGCATGGTCGAGAACGACGAACCGCACGCCGTCGAGTGGGCCGACGAGGTGTACGAGTCGATTCGCGCGGACGCCGACCTCCTCCATGGGTAG
- a CDS encoding SOS response-associated peptidase, protein MCGRYALFSDPSELAAEFGVDDASYEATYNAAPSEDLPVLLDEDPTEFSTARWGLVPSWSDGPNEGPDPINARAESLTENRLFAEAYRQRRCLVPVDGFYEWTETGDGKRPYFVSRADGRPMLLAGLWETWTPEQKQTGLGEFGGGGPSREAEPVRSFTVVTTEPNDFLADYHHRMAVVLDAATGQRWLSAEDPTDLLEPSDVDLQAWPVSEAVNNPANDRPELVESVA, encoded by the coding sequence ATGTGTGGCCGGTACGCGCTGTTCAGTGACCCGAGCGAACTCGCCGCCGAGTTCGGCGTCGACGACGCCAGCTACGAGGCGACGTACAACGCCGCGCCCTCGGAGGACCTTCCCGTCCTCCTCGACGAGGACCCGACCGAGTTCTCGACGGCGCGCTGGGGGCTGGTACCGTCGTGGTCCGACGGGCCGAACGAGGGCCCGGACCCCATCAACGCCCGCGCGGAGTCGCTGACCGAGAATCGATTGTTCGCGGAGGCGTACCGGCAGCGCCGGTGTCTGGTGCCCGTGGACGGGTTCTACGAGTGGACGGAGACCGGGGACGGCAAGCGGCCGTACTTCGTCTCACGGGCCGACGGCCGGCCGATGTTGCTGGCGGGGCTGTGGGAGACGTGGACGCCCGAGCAAAAACAGACCGGGCTCGGGGAGTTCGGTGGCGGCGGCCCGAGCCGCGAGGCCGAGCCGGTGCGGTCGTTCACCGTCGTGACGACCGAGCCGAACGACTTCCTCGCGGACTACCACCACCGGATGGCAGTCGTCCTCGACGCCGCGACCGGCCAGCGGTGGCTATCCGCCGAGGACCCCACGGACCTCCTCGAACCGAGCGACGTCGACCTGCAGGCGTGGCCGGTCTCCGAGGCGGTGAACAATCCGGCCAACGACCGCCCGGAACTCGTCGAGTCGGTCGCGTAG
- a CDS encoding helix-turn-helix domain-containing protein, producing MSESEQLPAWCPGDGWCSITATASLVGKKWHPVIIHRLLTRGPLGFNALQEEVDGISSKVLSESLDDLEEKQVVSRTIVSEKPVRVEYALTELGESLEPVVTALEDWGNEHLEPVDEEAASLV from the coding sequence ATGAGTGAATCCGAGCAGTTGCCCGCTTGGTGTCCCGGCGACGGCTGGTGTTCGATTACCGCGACGGCGTCGCTCGTCGGGAAGAAGTGGCACCCCGTCATCATCCACCGGCTGCTCACGCGCGGCCCGCTCGGCTTCAACGCCCTCCAAGAGGAAGTCGATGGCATCTCCAGCAAGGTGCTCTCCGAGAGCCTCGACGACCTCGAAGAGAAACAGGTCGTCTCCCGAACCATCGTCAGCGAGAAGCCAGTCCGCGTCGAGTACGCGCTCACCGAACTCGGGGAGTCGCTGGAACCGGTGGTGACGGCACTCGAAGACTGGGGGAACGAACACCTCGAACCAGTCGACGAAGAAGCAGCGTCACTCGTCTGA
- a CDS encoding DUF4149 domain-containing protein, whose protein sequence is MSVASLLVHAALGAWLGSIVFFSFVAAPALFDELGEERAGDAVNVVFPRYYSFGIWMGAVALVVWALGPSVASVPEPPLVADVGVVAAFLANLYARYQLIPKMEAAGSDAFARYHKQSVGLNLVSLVGVAAAFVVLHL, encoded by the coding sequence ATGAGTGTCGCCTCCCTCCTCGTACACGCCGCGCTCGGCGCGTGGCTCGGCAGCATCGTCTTCTTCTCGTTCGTCGCCGCGCCCGCGCTGTTCGACGAACTCGGCGAGGAGCGCGCGGGAGACGCCGTGAACGTCGTCTTCCCGCGGTACTACTCGTTCGGCATCTGGATGGGCGCCGTCGCGCTCGTCGTGTGGGCGCTGGGGCCGTCGGTCGCGTCCGTCCCGGAACCGCCGCTCGTCGCTGACGTGGGCGTGGTGGCGGCGTTCCTCGCGAACCTCTACGCGCGCTACCAACTGATTCCGAAGATGGAGGCCGCCGGCTCGGACGCGTTCGCGCGCTACCACAAGCAGTCGGTCGGCCTGAACCTCGTCTCGCTCGTCGGTGTCGCGGCCGCGTTCGTGGTTCTGCACCTCTGA
- a CDS encoding archaellum operon transcriptional activator EarA family protein — translation MGQRDETTGFQRDILCVLCGLDDPKGMEIQSELEEYYGSEVLHARVYQNLDSLAERGLVEKGERDSRTNYYRITDAGHDAIENILNWKGTYIESIEADTV, via the coding sequence ATGGGACAGCGAGACGAGACGACGGGATTCCAGCGGGACATCCTCTGCGTGCTCTGCGGGCTCGACGACCCGAAGGGCATGGAGATTCAGTCGGAACTGGAGGAGTACTACGGCTCGGAGGTGTTGCACGCCCGCGTCTACCAGAACCTCGACTCGCTGGCCGAGCGCGGCCTCGTCGAGAAGGGCGAACGCGACTCTCGGACGAACTACTACCGCATCACGGACGCGGGCCACGACGCCATCGAGAACATCCTGAACTGGAAGGGCACGTACATCGAAAGCATCGAAGCGGACACCGTCTAG
- a CDS encoding TrkA family potassium uptake protein: MSRQGRRVLAYTGLLAAVAATYTVAFKHGMAFFEGRELSYLQSLQFVAQTFTTTGYGEFAPWTSTVMLVTVVVMQLSGVFLIFLTLPLFVVPWIEERLEVEPLRSVDLEDHVVICGFGARDETLAAELDAQGVEYVVLTDDRDTALSLYEDGWPAVHGDPETERGLERVDVADARTIVLDESDERNATIALTVGDLAPDVQTVCFVEDPSLSEYLRYAGADRVLGPREILGRSLARNVTTSITSRLGDAVEIGENFEIVEMPIQYGSDLDGATLGDTDLLEPGGVNAVGAWFAGEFVGSLDPHRELTRNTVLLVAGRDADLEAFEARTLAPTDEQGDGHVVVAGYGEVGSTVREALDEADIDTTVVDVEDRPGVDIVGDATEGGTLRSAGIEDASALVLALGDDTSTVFATLVAREESERVEILCRANDTESARKLYAAGADYVLSLATVAGRMLAQTILDEDVMALDKQIDVVRTEAPALVGKTLAGADVRARTGCTVVAVQRGDEVRSQPDADFRIREGDALVVVGADADVARFNEVAGVHAGPP, from the coding sequence ATGTCGAGACAGGGGCGCCGCGTGCTCGCGTACACCGGGCTCCTTGCGGCCGTCGCGGCGACGTACACCGTCGCGTTCAAGCACGGGATGGCGTTCTTCGAGGGCCGCGAACTCTCCTACCTCCAGTCGCTGCAGTTCGTCGCGCAGACGTTCACCACGACGGGGTACGGCGAGTTCGCGCCGTGGACGTCGACCGTGATGCTCGTGACCGTGGTGGTGATGCAGCTCAGCGGCGTCTTCCTCATCTTCCTGACGCTGCCGCTGTTCGTCGTGCCGTGGATCGAGGAGCGCCTCGAAGTCGAACCGCTGCGCAGCGTCGACCTCGAAGACCACGTCGTCATCTGCGGGTTCGGCGCGCGCGACGAGACCCTCGCCGCGGAACTGGACGCGCAGGGTGTCGAGTACGTCGTCCTCACTGACGACCGCGACACCGCGCTCTCGCTGTACGAGGACGGCTGGCCGGCGGTCCACGGCGACCCGGAGACCGAGCGCGGCCTCGAACGCGTGGACGTCGCGGACGCCCGCACCATCGTCCTCGACGAGAGCGACGAGCGCAACGCCACCATCGCGTTGACCGTCGGTGACCTCGCGCCCGACGTCCAGACGGTGTGTTTCGTCGAGGACCCGTCGCTCTCGGAGTACCTCCGGTACGCGGGCGCCGACCGCGTGCTCGGCCCGCGCGAGATTCTCGGGCGCAGCCTCGCGCGCAACGTCACCACCTCCATCACCTCGCGGCTCGGGGACGCGGTCGAAATCGGCGAGAACTTCGAAATCGTGGAGATGCCGATTCAGTACGGCAGCGACCTCGACGGCGCCACGCTCGGCGACACCGACCTCCTCGAACCCGGCGGCGTCAACGCGGTCGGCGCGTGGTTCGCCGGCGAGTTCGTCGGCTCGCTGGACCCCCACAGAGAACTCACGCGCAACACGGTGTTGCTGGTCGCCGGCCGCGACGCCGACCTCGAAGCCTTCGAGGCGCGCACGCTCGCGCCCACGGACGAGCAGGGCGACGGCCACGTCGTCGTCGCGGGCTACGGTGAAGTCGGGTCGACCGTCCGCGAAGCGCTCGACGAGGCCGACATCGACACGACGGTCGTGGACGTCGAGGACCGCCCCGGCGTGGACATCGTCGGAGACGCCACCGAGGGTGGGACGCTGCGCAGCGCGGGCATCGAGGACGCGTCCGCGCTCGTGCTCGCGCTCGGCGACGACACGTCGACGGTGTTCGCGACGCTGGTCGCCCGCGAGGAGAGCGAGCGCGTGGAGATTCTCTGCCGGGCGAACGACACCGAGAGCGCGCGCAAACTGTACGCCGCGGGCGCGGACTACGTGCTGTCGCTGGCGACCGTCGCGGGCCGGATGCTCGCCCAGACCATCCTCGACGAGGACGTGATGGCTCTCGACAAGCAAATCGACGTGGTGCGAACGGAAGCCCCGGCGCTCGTCGGGAAGACGCTCGCGGGCGCTGACGTCCGCGCTCGCACCGGCTGTACGGTGGTCGCGGTCCAGCGCGGCGACGAAGTGCGCTCCCAGCCGGACGCCGACTTCCGGATTCGCGAGGGGGACGCGCTGGTCGTGGTCGGCGCGGACGCCGACGTCGCGCGGTTCAACGAGGTCGCGGGCGTCCACGCCGGTCCTCCGTGA
- a CDS encoding helix-turn-helix domain-containing protein — MTTTDELVQDLPPSAKLVLKVLEYNGGLTQKQIVENSRLSQRTVRDALDRLQEADVVEKDIYIPDARQNLYRLSLDESEDAEEEAKPEAEAVLD; from the coding sequence ATGACGACGACCGACGAACTCGTTCAGGACCTCCCCCCGAGTGCGAAGCTCGTGCTGAAAGTACTGGAGTACAACGGCGGCCTCACGCAGAAGCAGATCGTCGAGAACTCCCGGCTGTCCCAGCGAACGGTTCGGGACGCCCTCGACCGTCTGCAGGAAGCCGACGTCGTGGAGAAGGACATCTACATTCCGGACGCTCGACAGAACCTCTACCGGCTCTCGCTCGACGAGAGCGAGGACGCCGAGGAGGAAGCCAAGCCGGAAGCCGAAGCCGTCCTCGACTAG
- a CDS encoding multidrug efflux SMR transporter — MNAYVYLASAIAAEIAGTAALKFSDGFSNPVASGVVVVAYLGSFYFLGRTLETLPVGLVYATWSAVGIVGAVGTGVVFFDERVDAAAVLGIALLLTGVFVLNVVSESYAPAH, encoded by the coding sequence ATGAACGCGTACGTGTATCTGGCGTCGGCCATCGCCGCCGAAATTGCGGGGACGGCCGCGCTGAAGTTCTCGGACGGCTTCTCGAACCCCGTCGCCTCGGGCGTCGTGGTCGTCGCCTACCTCGGTTCGTTCTACTTCCTCGGGCGCACACTGGAGACGCTGCCCGTCGGACTGGTGTACGCGACGTGGTCGGCGGTCGGTATCGTCGGTGCGGTCGGCACCGGCGTGGTGTTCTTCGACGAGCGCGTGGACGCCGCCGCTGTCCTCGGCATCGCGTTGCTGTTGACCGGCGTGTTCGTGTTGAACGTCGTCTCCGAGAGCTACGCGCCCGCCCACTGA
- a CDS encoding aldo/keto reductase, giving the protein MEYTTLGDTGMEVSRICLGCMSFGSSEWRPWVLDEEDARPIIERAIELGVNFFDTANMYSEGESERVLGNVLADYDRDDHVVATKGYFQMDAENPNSGGLSRKAIEQELENSLDRLGMETVDLYQTHRWDYDTPIDETLAALTDAVRRGKTRYIGASSQWAHQFADALHTSDVSGYERFVTMQNHYNLVYREEEREMLPLCEKEGVGVMPWSPLARGYLTRPHEDVKATQRGESEKRLYEHPYREGGGPEINERVQELADEKDVKMAQIALAWLFHKDRVDAPIVGTTSVEHLEDAVEALDIDLSDSDIEYLEAPYEPVRVSGHE; this is encoded by the coding sequence ATGGAGTACACGACACTCGGCGACACCGGGATGGAAGTCTCACGCATCTGTCTGGGCTGCATGAGCTTCGGCTCCTCGGAGTGGCGGCCGTGGGTGCTGGACGAGGAGGACGCGCGCCCCATTATCGAGCGCGCCATCGAGTTGGGGGTGAACTTCTTCGATACGGCGAACATGTACTCCGAGGGCGAGAGCGAGCGCGTGCTCGGGAACGTGCTCGCGGACTACGACCGCGACGACCACGTCGTCGCGACGAAGGGGTACTTCCAGATGGACGCCGAGAACCCGAATTCGGGCGGGCTCTCCCGGAAGGCAATCGAGCAGGAGTTGGAGAACTCGCTGGACCGACTGGGGATGGAGACGGTGGACCTCTACCAGACCCACCGCTGGGACTACGACACGCCCATCGACGAGACGCTCGCGGCGCTCACGGACGCGGTGCGCCGGGGGAAGACCCGCTACATCGGCGCGTCCTCACAGTGGGCGCACCAATTCGCGGACGCGCTCCACACGAGCGACGTGTCGGGCTACGAGCGGTTCGTGACGATGCAGAACCACTACAACCTCGTCTACCGGGAGGAGGAGCGCGAGATGCTGCCGCTCTGCGAGAAGGAGGGCGTCGGCGTAATGCCGTGGTCGCCGCTCGCGCGCGGCTACCTCACGCGGCCCCACGAGGACGTCAAAGCCACCCAGCGCGGTGAGAGCGAGAAGCGCCTCTACGAGCACCCCTATCGGGAGGGCGGCGGCCCCGAAATCAACGAGCGTGTGCAGGAGCTCGCCGACGAGAAGGACGTGAAGATGGCCCAAATCGCGCTCGCGTGGCTGTTCCACAAGGACCGCGTGGACGCGCCCATCGTCGGCACGACGAGCGTCGAACACCTCGAAGACGCCGTCGAAGCCCTCGACATCGACCTCTCGGACTCCGACATCGAGTACCTCGAAGCGCCGTACGAGCCGGTGCGGGTCTCCGGGCACGAGTGA
- a CDS encoding heavy metal translocating P-type ATPase produces the protein MTARRIHLDVSGMTCANCASTVADAVTALDGVRDADVNFATDGGTVEYDADEVSLGEIYAAIEDAGYDPVDDDRTIAVTDMSCANCATTIEDAVGDVAGVVSVDANYATDEVSVRYNPADVDFDAVYDAIEDAGYTAVREDDSEDGESASDGQSAADAAREAETRHQRNLTLFGALLSAPLLFFVAETHLLGGGVLPETVFGAPFGWVEFLLATPVYVVLGREFLENSYKAVVKNGTANMDVLIALGSTTAYVYSIVSLLGILPGAGLYFDTAALILVFITLGNYLEARSKSQASDALRKLLEMEADTATVVREDGSEEEIPLSDVTVGDRMKVRPGEKIPTDGVVVDGESAVDESMVTGESVPVSKEPGDEVVGSTVNENGVLVVEATKVGEDTAIQQIVQTVKEAQSRQPEIQNVADRISAYFVPAVIGNAILWAVVWYAFPDALAGFVEALPLWGVVVGGPAAVGVLEFSVVVFASAVLIACPCALGLATPAATMVGTSIGAQNGVLFKGGDVLERVRDVDTVVFDKTGTLTTGEMELTDVVAVAGDEDAAPDGGAAATADTEPVDESFVLRMAAAAESGSEHPLAAAIVEGARERGVEVGDAEAFENVPGQGVRATVDGREVLVGNRKLLEDAGVDVAPAAEEMERLEREGKTAMLVAVDGRVAGVVADADTVKESAERAVGALRERGVDVHVITGDNERTARAVAEQVGVDPANVRASVLPDEKADAVDDIQANGTQAMMVGDGVNDAPALATAYVGVAIGSGTDVAIEAADVTLMRDDPYDVVKAIRVSEGTLSKIKQNLFWALGYNTAMIPLASLGLLQPVLAAVAMAISSVSVLTNSLLFRRYSPDEDYRLFGR, from the coding sequence ATGACAGCGCGTAGAATCCACCTCGATGTCTCCGGGATGACGTGCGCGAACTGCGCGTCCACGGTCGCGGACGCGGTCACCGCTCTCGACGGCGTCCGCGACGCCGACGTGAACTTCGCCACTGACGGCGGCACCGTCGAGTACGACGCCGACGAGGTGTCGCTGGGCGAGATTTACGCGGCCATCGAGGACGCGGGCTACGACCCCGTGGACGACGACCGGACGATTGCCGTGACGGACATGTCGTGTGCGAACTGCGCGACCACAATCGAGGACGCGGTGGGCGACGTGGCCGGCGTCGTCTCGGTGGACGCGAACTACGCCACCGACGAGGTGAGCGTCCGCTACAACCCCGCCGATGTCGACTTCGACGCGGTCTACGACGCCATCGAGGACGCCGGCTACACGGCCGTCCGCGAGGACGACAGCGAGGACGGCGAGAGCGCCAGCGACGGGCAGAGCGCCGCCGACGCAGCCCGGGAAGCCGAGACCCGACACCAGCGTAACCTCACGCTGTTCGGCGCACTGCTGTCCGCGCCGCTGCTGTTCTTCGTCGCGGAGACGCACCTGCTGGGCGGCGGCGTCCTCCCGGAGACCGTCTTCGGCGCGCCCTTCGGCTGGGTGGAGTTCCTGCTCGCGACGCCCGTCTACGTCGTGCTCGGCCGCGAGTTCCTCGAGAACTCCTACAAAGCCGTCGTGAAGAACGGGACCGCGAACATGGACGTGCTCATCGCGCTCGGCTCCACCACGGCGTACGTCTACTCCATCGTCTCGCTGCTCGGAATACTGCCGGGAGCGGGCCTGTACTTCGACACGGCGGCGCTCATTCTCGTGTTCATCACGCTCGGGAACTACCTCGAAGCGCGCTCGAAGAGCCAAGCCAGCGACGCCCTCCGGAAGCTCCTGGAGATGGAGGCCGACACCGCGACCGTCGTCCGCGAGGACGGCAGCGAGGAGGAGATTCCGCTGTCGGACGTGACGGTCGGCGACCGCATGAAGGTCCGTCCGGGCGAGAAGATTCCGACGGACGGCGTGGTCGTCGACGGCGAGTCCGCGGTCGACGAGTCGATGGTCACCGGGGAGTCGGTCCCCGTCTCGAAGGAACCGGGCGACGAGGTGGTCGGCTCGACAGTCAACGAGAACGGCGTGCTCGTCGTCGAAGCGACGAAGGTCGGCGAGGACACCGCCATCCAGCAGATCGTCCAGACGGTCAAGGAAGCCCAGTCCCGCCAGCCCGAGATTCAGAACGTCGCGGACCGCATCTCCGCGTACTTCGTGCCCGCGGTCATCGGCAACGCCATCCTCTGGGCGGTCGTCTGGTACGCCTTCCCCGACGCACTCGCGGGGTTCGTGGAGGCGCTGCCGCTGTGGGGCGTCGTCGTCGGCGGCCCCGCCGCGGTCGGCGTCTTGGAGTTCAGCGTCGTCGTGTTCGCGTCCGCGGTACTCATCGCGTGTCCCTGCGCGCTCGGGCTCGCGACGCCGGCGGCGACGATGGTCGGGACGAGCATCGGCGCGCAGAACGGCGTCCTGTTCAAGGGCGGCGACGTGCTCGAACGCGTCCGTGACGTCGACACGGTCGTCTTCGACAAGACGGGCACGCTCACCACCGGCGAGATGGAGCTGACGGACGTGGTCGCCGTCGCGGGCGACGAGGACGCGGCCCCGGACGGCGGCGCGGCCGCGACGGCCGACACCGAGCCAGTCGACGAGTCGTTCGTCCTGCGGATGGCGGCCGCGGCGGAGTCCGGCAGCGAGCACCCGCTCGCCGCCGCCATCGTCGAGGGCGCCCGCGAGCGCGGCGTGGAGGTCGGCGACGCGGAGGCGTTCGAGAACGTCCCCGGACAGGGCGTGCGAGCCACCGTCGACGGGCGCGAGGTGCTCGTCGGCAACCGCAAACTCCTCGAAGACGCGGGCGTGGATGTCGCGCCCGCGGCCGAGGAGATGGAGCGCCTCGAACGCGAGGGGAAGACCGCGATGCTGGTCGCCGTCGACGGCCGCGTCGCCGGCGTCGTCGCGGACGCCGACACCGTCAAGGAGTCCGCCGAGCGCGCCGTCGGGGCGCTCCGCGAGCGCGGCGTCGACGTCCACGTGATTACGGGCGACAACGAGCGGACCGCGCGCGCCGTCGCCGAGCAGGTCGGCGTCGACCCCGCGAACGTCCGCGCGAGCGTGCTCCCCGACGAGAAGGCCGACGCCGTCGACGACATCCAAGCGAACGGCACGCAGGCGATGATGGTCGGCGACGGCGTCAACGACGCGCCCGCGCTGGCGACGGCGTACGTCGGCGTCGCCATCGGTTCGGGGACGGACGTGGCCATCGAGGCCGCGGACGTGACGCTGATGCGCGACGACCCCTACGACGTCGTGAAAGCCATCCGCGTCAGCGAGGGGACGCTCTCGAAAATCAAGCAGAACCTCTTCTGGGCGCTGGGCTACAACACTGCGATGATTCCGCTGGCGTCGCTGGGCCTGCTCCAGCCGGTGCTGGCGGCAGTGGCGATGGCTATCTCCAGCGTGAGCGTGCTGACGAACAGCCTGCTGTTCCGGCGGTATTCCCCGGACGAGGACTACCGGCTGTTTGGTCGATAG
- a CDS encoding heavy-metal-associated domain-containing protein, with the protein MTTTLTVEGMGCAGCEDIVENALSGVDGVEGATVDHEDGVATVEGDADAESLLQAVEFAGYEAELDE; encoded by the coding sequence ATGACGACGACACTCACCGTCGAAGGCATGGGCTGTGCGGGCTGCGAGGACATCGTGGAGAACGCGCTGTCCGGGGTGGACGGCGTCGAGGGGGCAACTGTGGACCACGAAGACGGCGTCGCGACGGTAGAGGGCGACGCCGACGCCGAGTCGCTGTTGCAGGCCGTGGAGTTCGCGGGCTACGAAGCGGAACTCGACGAGTAG
- a CDS encoding DUF123 domain-containing protein, with protein MAPGTYTLLVELAAPATVAFGAKGEYDLDAGWYAYTGSAFGAGGLGRVERHRRLARGESDTRHWHVDYLLGHPAASVDAVYVTEHEDVECETARALNDAGGAVAGLGASDCGCVAHLAYSSQRESIADIAAARHERRA; from the coding sequence ATGGCGCCGGGGACGTACACGCTGCTGGTGGAACTCGCGGCGCCGGCGACCGTGGCGTTCGGCGCGAAGGGCGAATACGACCTCGACGCGGGCTGGTACGCGTACACGGGCAGCGCGTTCGGCGCAGGTGGACTCGGACGCGTCGAGCGCCACCGCCGCCTAGCTCGGGGCGAGTCAGATACCCGCCACTGGCACGTCGACTACCTGCTCGGCCACCCTGCGGCGAGCGTCGACGCGGTCTACGTCACCGAACACGAGGACGTGGAGTGCGAAACCGCACGCGCGTTGAACGATGCAGGGGGCGCGGTCGCTGGGCTGGGTGCGTCGGACTGCGGGTGCGTCGCACACCTCGCGTACAGTTCGCAGCGAGAATCAATCGCGGACATCGCGGCCGCGCGCCACGAACGCCGGGCGTAG
- a CDS encoding class 1 fructose-bisphosphatase produces the protein MVVEEVFDVVADAAPEIRDGLPERRAKAATENVTGDVQLEADVWADDLLFERFAAVDGVNWYASEERDDLEVVGDADDGYAVAVDPLDGSSNVKSNNPCGTVFGVYDERLPASGRSLVAAGFVLYGPTTTMTVARDDGVTEYLVEADGRTDLGSVSLPDDPVVYGFGGRVPDWTADFESFVRDVEDDLKLRYGGAMIADVNQVLTYGGVFGYPGLQSRPEGKLRAHFESMPIAFVVEQAGGASTDGSQSLLDVEPERLHERVPTFVGNDAVVEDLEAALPD, from the coding sequence ATGGTCGTCGAGGAAGTCTTCGACGTGGTGGCGGACGCCGCCCCCGAAATCCGTGATGGGCTCCCGGAGCGGCGCGCGAAGGCGGCGACGGAGAACGTCACCGGGGACGTCCAGTTGGAGGCGGACGTGTGGGCCGACGACCTGCTGTTCGAGCGGTTCGCGGCTGTCGACGGCGTGAACTGGTACGCCAGCGAGGAGCGCGACGACCTCGAAGTCGTCGGGGACGCCGACGACGGGTACGCCGTCGCCGTCGACCCGCTCGACGGCTCCTCGAACGTCAAGTCGAACAACCCCTGCGGGACGGTGTTCGGCGTCTACGACGAGCGCCTGCCGGCGTCGGGCCGGAGCCTCGTCGCCGCGGGATTCGTGTTGTACGGGCCGACGACGACGATGACGGTCGCTCGCGACGACGGCGTCACCGAGTACCTCGTGGAAGCCGACGGGCGCACGGACCTCGGGTCCGTCTCGCTCCCCGACGACCCCGTCGTGTACGGGTTCGGGGGGCGCGTGCCCGACTGGACCGCGGACTTCGAGTCGTTCGTCCGCGACGTCGAGGACGACCTGAAGCTCCGGTACGGCGGCGCGATGATTGCGGACGTAAACCAAGTGCTGACGTACGGTGGGGTCTTCGGGTATCCCGGACTGCAGTCCCGGCCGGAGGGGAAACTGCGCGCGCACTTCGAGTCGATGCCCATCGCGTTCGTCGTCGAGCAGGCCGGCGGCGCGTCCACGGACGGGTCGCAGTCGCTGTTGGACGTCGAACCCGAGCGCCTCCACGAGCGCGTGCCGACGTTCGTCGGGAACGACGCGGTCGTCGAGGACCTCGAAGCCGCGCTACCGGACTGA